The genomic interval CAAATGAGTAAGGGTTTCCCAGGTGAAGTTTACATATTTATTGTAATCACCGGCGTCGTGCCAGCCGCCGCTTAGGTTCCTGCTGGTGGAAGAGTTCGTGTTGCTGTACAGCCGGCAATCCATATCCTGCTGAACTCCCTCATGGCAGACACCATCCGTCCATCCGGCATCTGCATACGGTGCAGCCTTGACTATTCCGCAGCGCTGATAATAATAAGTGCGAAGCGCGGCTTTCATTACACCATTATAAATACAGTCGCTTATAGTAAAACGATAAGAGCCTAATGCATTTGTAAGGTCATAGATATAGTAATCATCAGATACGGTTACTGAAGAAAAATCGAACCACCAAACCTGGTCGCCGGATTGAGATTGCGTGATGCCACTATTCCAGGTTGTGATATTTCCGGAATAAACTATTGCATCATCGTTCCAGCGGCGTACCTGGTATGTATTTCCAGGAGTAAAGTGAATAGTATCATTGAATCCGGTTTGAGGGTTAGCAATTACAGCGATCTTCTGATCAAACGTACGGTAGCCAAACTGGTCGATCTTAATAAATTCTGTAGTAGTAACAGGAGCAGCCACTGCTTGAATGGAAATCAGCAGAAAACTAAAAACACAAACAATTTTCATAAATAGAATTTCCCAGTCTACGGTGGAGATGCAAAAAGGTTAGACAGGCCAGGCTTCTTTTTAATACATTATCCGGGAAAATCTATAAATGGTTGCTAAATGATTATCGTTAAAATAATTTGAGCTGTTCATTGTTATTTCCCTGAGGGGGCATCACTTTACCAAAAACCGTTCTTCCACCATATTTCCAGGAGTCTTCCTTTTCCTTTTTTATTACAGCACTCAGGTTTTGATTCGGCACAAAATCTTTTTCTATCCTTTGAGCCAGGTGTGCCAGACTTTTTATTGCATGTGTTTTTTCGTTGGAACCGATTTTTGCTTTATTTACGGCTTGTCTCAATTCATCAATAGTTTCATCGTAGACTTTTACAGGCACTGGAAATGGGTGTCCGTCTTTTCCTCCGTGCGCAAATGAAAAACGCGCCGGATCACTGAAGCGTGACGGTGTCCCATGGATTACCTCGCTTACCAGGGTAAGGGATTGTAATGTTCTCGGTCCCAGGCCTTGCAACATAAGCAGCGACTCAAAGTTCTGAACCTCTTTTTCATGAGCGAGTGCCAATACACTTCCTAAGCGTTTTATGTTAACATCTGCGGCTCGTACATCGTGGTAGCAAGGCATTAACAGCTTCTTTATTTCCGGTAAAGATTGTACAGGATCTTCTATGGCTATTTTCACAAGTGAATCGCGGGTGCCCGAAGCCTTAGGATCTGTAAGGTTCAGGATAAGCCCCTGGTTTTTTCCATAAATAAAAGTATGGGGTGAATCCACAAAAGATTTTACTGAAGTGCTGTGCCAATGGTACCTTCTTGCCATGCTACTTTTATCATTTAATCCCTGCTGTACCACCGTCCAATCACCATCCCTCGTAACAATAAAGGAATGGAGGTAAAGATGGAAGCCATCCTGAATGGCAGTGTTATCTACCTTAGCGCTTAGCTTGCTGCAGTTAATTAAATAATTGCCATTCATACCTGTTTTATCAGCAATGCGTACCAGCTCTTCAGGAGTCTGCCGGGAATATTTGCCCTTTCCTCCGCATATATAAATTCCAAGCTCATGGCTAATTGGATTTATCGCTTTTTTTAAAGCACCCATCACCGATGTAGTAACTCCTGACGAATGCCAGTCCATACCCAGTACGCAACCTAAAGACTGAAACCAAAAAGGGTCGCTGAAGCGCTGAACTACTGCAGAAATGCCGTACTCCAGAGCTATTGCTTCTACAATAGCACCGCCCAACTTTTTCATTCGCTCCGCCAGCCATACGGGTACATGACCATAATGAAGCGGAAGATCAGCATATCCACTGCGGGGCATTGATATTTTTAAGTGAGCAGCTAAATTATATCCAAATCGATTGACTGTCTTCCTATTATTGTTGCATAATAATTGATGCTGTTTAAAGCAGGGTTACTTATGAAGAAAATTTATGCAGGCACCAGCGGTTTCAACTATAAACATTGGCATGAGAGATTTTATCCAAAAGATTTTCCAGTAGCAAGGCAACTCGAATTTTATACGGAACATTATAATAGTGTAGAGATTAACAGTTCATTCTATCATCTTCCAAAAGAAAGCACCTTTTTAAGCTGGAAAAACCGAACACCCGACCATTTTCGTTTCGCAATTAAAGGAAGCAGGTATATTACCCAGTTTCTTGCATTGAAAAATGCCTGGGAGGCAGTAGAAAATTTTTTTAGCCAATCCAAAGCATTGGGTCTCAAGCTTGAAGTAGTGCTTTGGCAATTGCCTGCTCACCGGGCAGTAAATGTGGAGCGTTTGAACTCTTTTGCGGAAGTATTAAAAAATAATACTGAAGCAAATAAAACGCGTCATGCTTTTGAATTCCGCCACCCCACCTGGTTTACAGAGGAAGTATATACCGTACTAAAAAAATATAATTTGGGACTTGTTATTCAGCACTCGAATCAATGGCCGGTTGTGGAAAAAGTTACTGCAAATTTTACTTATCTCAGATTTCATGGTGCACCTAACCTTTACGCCTCAGATTATACTGATGCGG from Chitinophagales bacterium carries:
- a CDS encoding DUF763 domain-containing protein, yielding MPRSGYADLPLHYGHVPVWLAERMKKLGGAIVEAIALEYGISAVVQRFSDPFWFQSLGCVLGMDWHSSGVTTSVMGALKKAINPISHELGIYICGGKGKYSRQTPEELVRIADKTGMNGNYLINCSKLSAKVDNTAIQDGFHLYLHSFIVTRDGDWTVVQQGLNDKSSMARRYHWHSTSVKSFVDSPHTFIYGKNQGLILNLTDPKASGTRDSLVKIAIEDPVQSLPEIKKLLMPCYHDVRAADVNIKRLGSVLALAHEKEVQNFESLLMLQGLGPRTLQSLTLVSEVIHGTPSRFSDPARFSFAHGGKDGHPFPVPVKVYDETIDELRQAVNKAKIGSNEKTHAIKSLAHLAQRIEKDFVPNQNLSAVIKKEKEDSWKYGGRTVFGKVMPPQGNNNEQLKLF
- a CDS encoding DUF72 domain-containing protein — protein: MKKIYAGTSGFNYKHWHERFYPKDFPVARQLEFYTEHYNSVEINSSFYHLPKESTFLSWKNRTPDHFRFAIKGSRYITQFLALKNAWEAVENFFSQSKALGLKLEVVLWQLPAHRAVNVERLNSFAEVLKNNTEANKTRHAFEFRHPTWFTEEVYTVLKKYNLGLVIQHSNQWPVVEKVTANFTYLRFHGAPNLYASDYTDAELQEWAGKIKKLARGKDVFAYFNNDINVYAINNAKKLSEFLEN